From one Lolium rigidum isolate FL_2022 chromosome 4, APGP_CSIRO_Lrig_0.1, whole genome shotgun sequence genomic stretch:
- the LOC124707151 gene encoding peroxidase 2-like, which produces MAMKLNTRAIVVSLCLVLVFFAGQPAAAHGDRGKKGTVGDKVYQIVAKEIRDNSGVGPALIRLLFHDCWVNGCDGSVLLDRKPYGSKTEKQAENNIGLDGFDVIDKIKAKLGDNVSCADIIVLAAREATFIVSREKIDYPVKTGRMDGVVSSAEVADHFLPPSTFDFEQLKANFDVKKFNTKELVALSGAHAIGVAHKSSFADRIDDATATPISLDYMNALKKDDKPIQPNNIRDKELAFRNASGYDPTGVDTTDTGKGVLDNSYYHANLQNTVLFRSDWELRNDTRGDAGGIMETFKEDAKEWYRQFGDAMAKLSKLPAEGTRFEIRKNCRKTN; this is translated from the exons ATGGCGATGAAGCTGAATACCCGCGCCATCGTGGTGTCGCTCTGCCTGGTGCTCGTCTTCTTCGCCGGGCAGCCTGCAGCGGCCCACGGCGACCGCGGCAAGAAGGGCACCGTTGGGGACAAGGTCTACCAGATAGTGGCCAAGGAAATCAGGGAcaactccggcgtcggccccgCCCTCATCCGCCTTCTCTTCCATGACTGCTGGGTGAAT GGCTGCGACGGGTCCGTGCTCCTGGACAGGAAGCCCTACGGTAGCAAGACGGAGAAGCAGGCGGAGAACAACATCGGCCTCGACGGCTTCGACGTGATCGACAAGATCAAGGCCAAGCTCGGCGACAAcgtctcctgcgccgacatcATCGTCCTCGCCGCCCGCGAGGCCACCTTCATCGTCAGCCGCGAGAAGATCGACTACCCCGTCAAGACGGGCCGGATGGACGGCGTGGTCTCGTCCGCGGAAGTAGCCGACCACTTCCTCCCTCCTTCTACCTTCGATTTCGAGCAGCTCAAGGCCAACTTTGacgtcaagaaattcaacaccaaGGAGCTTGTCGCCCTCTCCGGCGCGCACGCCATCGGCGTCGCCCACAAAAGCTCCTTCGCCGACCGCATCGACGACGCCACCGCCACGCCCATCAGCCTAGATTACATGAACGCCCTCAAAAAGGACGACAAGCCGATCCAGCCCAACAACATCCGCGACAAGGAGCTCGCCTTCCGCAACGCGTCTGGCTACGACCCAACTGGGGTGGACACCACCGATACGGGTAAGGGGGTGCTGGACAACAGCTACTACCACGCCAACCTGCAGAACACGGTGCTCTTCAGGTCCGACTGGGAGCTTCGCAACGACACCAGAGGCGACGCCGGGGGTATCATGGAGACGTTCAAGGAAGACGCCAAAGAGTGGTATCGACAGTTCGGTGACGCCATGGCCAAGCTCAGCAAGCTACCCGCCGAGGGCACCCGTTTCGAGATCAGGAAGAACTGCAGGAAAACCAACTAG